Proteins encoded by one window of Lathyrus oleraceus cultivar Zhongwan6 chromosome 1, CAAS_Psat_ZW6_1.0, whole genome shotgun sequence:
- the LOC127103586 gene encoding protein DA1-related 2 has protein sequence MGPEAMVPEWASEPCIMGIDEAGRGPVLGPMVYGCLYCPLSYKKTLATLSFADSKTLKEEKREELFEALKGNDLLEEHCTAPIRVVAVLNRRICGGCNQEIIYGNCLGCMDTYFHPDCFRCHSCRYPITEREFSLSGKHPYHKSCFKELTHPKCEVCFQFIPINAAGLIEYRCHPFWSQNYCPCHEYDNTARCCSCERLEPRNTKYYGLEDGRSLCLECMESAIMDTGDCQPLYHSIRDYYEGMHMRIDQQVPMLLVEREALNEAIVGEKNGFHHLPETRGLCLSEEQTVTSIHRRPRIGGHRFIGMRTQHQKLIRKCEVTAILVLYGLPRLLTGAILAHELMP, from the exons ATGGGACCCGAAGCTATGGTTCCAGAATGGGCATCGGAGCCTTGCATAATGGGAATCGACGAAGCCGGAAGAGGTCCCGTTCTTGGTCCTATGGTCTATGGCTGTTTATACTGTCCTCTCTCCTACAAGAAAACCCTAGCTACTTTGAGTTTCGCTG ATTCTAAGACTCTGAAGGAAGAGAAGAGGGAGGAATTATTTGAAGCTTTGAAAGGCAACGATCTTTTGGAGGAACACTGTACAGCACCTATTAGAGTTGTGGCGGT TTTGAACAGAAGAATATGTGGCGGCTGCAACCAGGAGATAATCTATGGAAATTGTTTAGGTTGCATGGATACTTATTTTCATCCAGACTGCTTTCGATGCCACTCGTGTCGCTATCCCATTACCGAGCGCGAG TTTTCTTTGTCAGGGAAGCATCCATATCACAAGTCTTGTTTTAAAGAGTTGACTCACCCGAAATGTGAAGTTTGCTTCCAGTTT ATTCCAATAAATGCTGCTGGTTTGATTGAGTATAGATGCCACCCCTTTTGGTCTCAAAATTATTGTCCATGTCATGAATATGATAACACAGCACGTTGCTGTAGTTGTGAAAGATTGGAG CCTCGGAATACGAAATACTACGGACTCGAAGACGGGCGAAGCTTGTGTTTAGAGTGCATGGAATCTGCTATAATGGATACTGGTGATTGTCAGCCTCTATACCATTCGATCAGAGATTATTATGAAGGAATGCATATGAGAATAGATCAGCAAGTTCCCATGCTTCTTGTTGAGAGAGAAGCACTTAATGAAGCTATTGTTGGAGAGAAAAAT GGATTTCATCATTTGCCAGAAACAAGAGGTTTATGCCTTTCAGAAGAGCAAACTGTCACAAGT ATACACAGAAGGCCGAGAATTGGAGGTCATCGATTTATAGGGATGAGAACTCAACATCAAAAACTGATAAGAAAATGTGAAGTTACAGCAATTCTTGTTCTTTATGGTCTACCAAG GTTACTAACAGGTGCTATACTTGCTCATGAGTTGATGCCCTAG